The sequence AAGCATCTGCTTCTAAGCTAGGAAGCCTTGAGAGAAAGCGAGTGGAGAAGGCACTTGGTTCCCGCCGAGCAGATAGTGTGCCCGAGAAGATCTCGCGGATCCTGCTAAGCCTGTACTCGCGGCATGGAGAGTCGCTACGGGGAAGGCGTAGGCCTGATCTGGACAGACTCGCCGAAATGGCGGTCTTCTTTGCGGCCAAGTGCCCCGGCATCGCGAAATCGAAGTTGCTTAAGATGCTGTGGTATTCGGATTTCCTCTGCTATAGACGGACGCTTTGCTCCATGAGCGGCGCGGTATACTGCCACAACTACTTTGGGCCTGTTCCGCTAGCCCACGACTTGGTCGTGGCCTACATGGAGCGGATGCAGTTCATTGCCCTCAAGCCGCAGAGTTACGGCGAGGTCGAAGGAGAGAGGGTCGAACCTGTTGCGGAGTTCGAGGCCGATTTGTTTAGCCCTGAGGAGCTGAAGGTTCTCGAAGACGTCCTCCGGAAGTTCAAGAGTTGCAGCGCCACCGCGCTCGGAAAGATGAGTCACGAGGAGAGGGCCTACACAGAGACGCAGCTCGGTGAGCCGATATCTTACGAGTTCGCCCTGACGCTGAAAGCTATCGAGTAGGATGCGGATGCTAACGCCCTCTAACGGCCGGTCGACTTATCTGAACGGAACCAGCGCCGCCGGTTCCGAGA is a genomic window of Bacillota bacterium containing:
- a CDS encoding SocA family protein; this translates as MEKALGSRRADSVPEKISRILLSLYSRHGESLRGRRRPDLDRLAEMAVFFAAKCPGIAKSKLLKMLWYSDFLCYRRTLCSMSGAVYCHNYFGPVPLAHDLVVAYMERMQFIALKPQSYGEVEGERVEPVAEFEADLFSPEELKVLEDVLRKFKSCSATALGKMSHEERAYTETQLGEPISYEFALTLKAIE